gaacacgacttcccagccgttgagggccgctttacggcatgggtacggcaaataataaacttgcttggcttggtgagcaacaatatagacatcggctccggtataggtggtggaaggcttaacttcaactaacccaatggacttggtaattctctgtccacctcttgggtcgaaccaatgacacttgaacacaacgagattgagttgtttgtttgtacggttgaaggtcagctcgtatacattctctaacctcccgtagtaatcaaaggtatcggatcctttagtgaagacaccagtatttatagtttttggattcgcccggcccttacgggtgtgtctctgtatggaatcgaaacccattcacgtcatacttctcatacttcatgacgtcacggttacaaccttgggaaacacatctcaactcatctgtcatctcaacgtttgcatcagctccctacaatcacggttcaaatttgttgtgtgcattagttacgtggaataacagggacaagtcacatattggtaggtaagagggacagcttagacattacttttttcatgaaccaagacacaaagtttatttttacttcgggagcaccctctttcagtagagtctccaactccgcgcccgtgggatcgcgcggaagccaccactgttcatccgtgaattcgctgaaaggatacaataagcattagaccgagttgagtgtaggtgatcgaaactagatacaataagcattacaccatgttacctaatgaaatcgtgaccgccatcgtcgtcgtccccccaccacttccttcatgttcataagcacatagagcattatgcaatccttctcttccctctccaatctatatttttgtcctttaccagccttgccaccgggacattggaatagttgaagcttggggtcattcatgggcacgtcgacattgtaacgagagaccgggttatgctgagtgggaacttcatcaggatagtacgttgttgcggcatctgccatctcccgaaggcacgttgcctcagctatgcatgcttcaatcttggctttgtttccagttatcttccgaatatacttgaactctctctcaatacaaaactgccaccGAAACTGCACCTTTGGGCCACCCAATAGTGCCTCGtttgcgaggtgcacaatgagatgtgccatcggagtaaagaagcctggcggaaagatcatctccaaattgcataacaactccggcacttgaacttgcagcttctcaataaccttaggacatatctgcttagcacgtagcgtgcggaagaaatggctcaactccgcgagcactcgccatattttctcggggagatacctcgaagcatcaccggcatcagccgctcaatccatatatgatagtcgtgactcttgagcccggtgacttttcccgtcgaaagattgactcccttgctcatattcgaacaataaccatcagggaacatcacaacgtattttagccacttgaatgcctccttcttttggatggaatcaaggcagaagtcggcgtgcggcttgaaccaattctttcgacggccagtaggacgttgcatgtgtaatttcttgctatcacgagcttctcaacatcaactctagccttgacattatcctttgacttccgggaatgtttaggcacgtgtgaaataaggactccgcgacattctttacggtgtgcatcacatcgatgttatggggcagttcgaggtccttgtaatactcgagcttcgttaaggctgcctcgtgagtccagttgtgcgttacaccatatccctcaaattgatggccagaTTCGATGCGgccggcacgagagcacgtagctcggcatcaacagctataccatcgaactttggcacctctgttacttcatgcacaactttgcctttcttgaagttcttttgtcttctctgaacggatgcctccgtttgaggtaccgccgattcgtgtcaaacgcaacatacttgcgacccttatttagccaaaggaactcaagtcgATGCTCGCACACACCGGGCATGGCCatttaccagctgtacaccatccacatgttagggcgtacccaggcatgtcatgcatggtataatcgcaaccaaactttcatgcagaagtttgtcttcgatgctcggtcgtacgtcaacgtcccgtggtgccaagagtggttcaaatcttccacaatcggctgcatgtagacactcaagttcttcccgggtaatggggccctggaatgatcagcgacgaaacatggtcttcctcgtcattaggactccgggaggagattgagcggaattacaaacacgggccaacaactgtaattggaattcgacataccatatggattgaagccatctgtagctatcgcaattctgacattccgagcatctgctgccatatgggggtattttctatcaaagttcttccatgcattgccatcagatggatgtcccatcttcgtccgcccctgattgtcctttattcgagtccccatcttgtgccacgtcatctgtttggcggtctcctcagtcaagtaaagccgctggattctttttatgaatgggagataccgaagaatcgactttgcgatctttgactgcctcacctgaccatcctttcccgttacctcttcatacctagaggccttacaaatgggacagtacttgtcctccgcaaactgtttccagaagagaacacagccattttcacaacagtctatcctttgataatccatgttgagcgccgacatgagttgcctcgtctcgtgcaggcttttaggcagacaatgccctttgggcaacatgttaccagttgttttcagacttgcttcgaagccgtcacgggtggtgttgtaccgggtcttgtcggctagacattgggagatggcatcgagctgagaaatctcggcgccatcgtacagaggcgtcttagcagcggctatcatatcatagaaggccttcgcggctggctctggttcctccggttctggaggttcctccggttctggcggttcctcccgtgaaggtggcgactctggcatgtgggcatcgacaagatcatctagaaagtctctaaccccatcgtactcattgccattgagccgctgccgcatcacctcacctctgtcacgttcgtgctcatcaaagtcgatctgcgtgacgtaacgaggcatatacccatattgcagaaggtgtttaaacatgtcatcctttccctccatttattgagcgaaggaaagtgtcgccccagttcaaatccggacagtttccagcggattcggcggggcaccgcgggaagcgggtgggattcccagatggcttccgcgcgcatatggcatgtgataggtggtgcgtaggaggtatcctaccgccgcgcggaggtcccgcgcgatactgaaatgcgcgccatgtagctgcttcacaaaaaaaagcccttccggcaccccgaaaatggaaaaaccgtcgcccgtggttcggattggaaatccgcgaccggggccttgcttcccatcctaaggcccacgcacgtgccaaatatggcctcgttccgacaaactatgtggtgaaacgggtcgtttcctactcatttcccctaaaagccatagaactccggacgagatagccctgttcgtgaagggttctccaagataattgccgtatcccacttccgtcttttgcagtggtcactaggacgcataaaatgacgccacgcggctccgctcgattttttggctccttttgctttgccaactgcgcaaaacggggccgccgggacatgcggtatggccgtaccgggcgcgcgcgtgcacccgtccgccaacgcgcgaaacggaaaacatttagcacataaaatgacgcgtcctagacctaaaaacatttttccctccatttattgagcgaaggaaagtgtcgccccagttcaaatccggacggtttcaGGATTCGGCGGCACCgcgggaagcgggtgggattcccagatggcttccgcgcgcatatggcatgtgataggtggtgcgtaggaggtatcctaccgccgcgcggaggtcccgcgcgatactgaaatgcgcgccatgtagctgcttcacaaaaaaaagcccttccggcacccgaaaatggaaaaaccgtcgcccgtggttcggattggaaatccgcgaccggggccttgcttcccatcctaaggcccacgcacgtgccaaatatggcctcgttccgacaaactatgtggtgaaacgggccgtttcctactcatttcccctaaaagccatagaactccggacgagatagccctgttcgtgaagggttctccaagataattgccgtatcccagttccgtcttttgcagtggtcactaggacacataaaatgacgccacgcggctccgctcgattttttggctccgtttgctttgccagctgcgcaaaacggggccgcgggacatgcggtatggccgtacgggcgcgcgcgtgcacccgtccgccaacgcgcgaaacggaaaacatttagcacataaaatgacgcgtcctagacctaaaaacatttttccctccatttattgagcgaaggaaagtgtcgcccggttcaaatccggacggtttccggcggattcggcggggcaccgcaggaagcgggtgggattcccagatggcttccgtgcgcatatggcatgtgataggtggtgcgtaggaggtatcctaccgcgcggaggtcccgcgcgatcttgaaatgcgcgccatgtagctgcttcacaaaaaaagcccttccggcacccgaaaatggaaaaaccgtcgcccgtggttcggattggaaatccgcgaccggggccttgcttcccatcctaaggcccacgcacgtgccaaatatggcctcgttccgacaaactatgtggtgaaacgggccgtttcctactcatttcccctaaaagccatagaactcggacgagatagccctgttcgtgaagggttctccaagataattgccgtatccagttccgtcttttgcaggtggtcactaggacacataaaatgacgccacgcggctccgctcgatttttggctccgtttgctttgccaactgcgcaaaacggggccgccggacatgcggtatggctgcACCGGGCGCGCGTgcaccgtccgccaacgcgcgaaacggaaaacatttagcacataaaatgacgcgtcctagacctaaaaacatttttccctccatttattgagcgaaggaaagtgtcgcccagttcaaatccggacggtttccggattcggcgggcaccgcagaagcgggtgggattcccggatggcttccgcgcgcatatggcatgtgataggtggtgcgtaggaggtatcctaccgccgcgcggaggtcccgcgcgatactgaaatgcgcgccatgtagccgcttcacaaaaaaagcccttcctaagaccccgaaaatggaaaaaccgtcgcccgtggttcggattggaaatccgcgaccggggccttgcttcccatcctaaggcccacgcacgtgccaaatatggcctcgttccgacaaactatgtggtgaaacgggccgtttcctactcatttcccctaaaagccatagaactccggacgagatagccctgttcgtgaagggttctccaagataattgccgtatcccagttccgtcttttgcagtggtcactaggacacataaaatgacgccacgcggctccgctcgattttttggctccgtttgctttgccaactgcgcaaaacggggccgccgggacatgcggtatggccgtaccgggcgcgcgcgtgcacccgtccgccaacgcgcgaaacggaaaacatttagcacataaaatgacgcgtcctagacctaaaaacatttttccctccatttattgagcgaaggaaagtgtcgccccagttcaaatccggacagtttccagcggattcggcggggcaccgcaggaagcgggtgggattcccagatggcttccgcgcgcatatggcatgtgataggtggtgcgtaggaggtatcctaccgccgcgctttgctttgtttaggacatatgcacatggaaaccataggtttggaatgaaataggccccggatgagccgtagcaggagtttccacatacaaatcctggattttaccaagtgtcggcccatgtatgcggaaatcgtcaacgcggggtacatgcaaggttagacaaaccttacatcacacttgtacacatatgttagggacaaatgcaagttttcaagcgattccgacgctccggtgatctgtatcttgggaaaccctaggccggggaccttgcagatctacccctatagcttttttcgtgcgagggttcaccaatggatttttttaatttctttgctttgtttaggacatatgcacatggaaaccataggtttggaatgaaataggccccggatgagccgtagcaggagtttccagcgattcggacgctccggtggtttgtatctagggaaaccctagggggcggggaccccgcaaatctacccctagggttagggttagggttagagttagggttagcaatggacttttttcctttgttttaggtCATGTGGTGGCAAGTATGGATCCATGCTATCTAAGGTTTTCCTCCGGTTCACCCCACCGGTGAGTTCTGCCCTATACGTCCAGGACATGCCtaagtgccgtcagcgcatgtgcgtgtagccgaaagACCGGGGTACAACATTAGAcaaacaacaccacaccatgctggtggtggtgttttgttggagaagaacacatgggtatatatagggaggcgaggggctgaaacggcgagAAAAGCTGGCGGGagaaaatggcgggaaaaattggcgggaaagattgggcgggagaaatgggcgggaaaaaggaaaaaaaagatggATGCTAAGCCGACGGTGCCCCTCGGCATAGGCTAGACAGCTGACGTCATTTTGGCGGGAGGGGCGGGAGGATTCGGCGGGAGAAATTGGCTCAGCTACGCCGacggtggccctcggcataggcttCACGCCGTCAAGGTTCAGTTAGGGCATGGCCGCGGGGCGACGGGACGGGGTCGCACCCTCAACCTATGCCGAGGGCCGccgatacgccgagggccaccctcggcatagcgtGTCATACGCCGAGGGGCGCGATACGCCGAGGGGCGCTTCGAGCAGCTGGGCTGACCGGgcagtacgccgacggccccgacatttggccgtcggcgtacgccacggccgtcggcgcagcgcAGCATTCCTGTAGTGGTTATTATCAAATCTCCCCATCCTCATGGCCCCATCGGTTGATTGGAGAGAAGAGAAGGGAGAGAAATTGTCTGGGAGAAGGGAAGGGGCACTGGGATGTTCGAGATTGGTGGCGTGCTTATCCAATACACGAACATATCCTTCATTTATTCACACATACAGCTGCCTTGCAAGTTACAACTTTATATTGCCTGGCGTATGGAATGTGTTTCTGCAAGATGAAGCATcaaaaaaacatttttccctttcATTCAGTTGCCAGATTCCATATGATAACCCTTTCCATCGTGCAGAAGAAAAACTCATGTGCTGATCCCGATCAGTACACGAAGCATCATGTTTACATAATAACCAGTCACGGGGAAAACAAACCATCAGTGTCTCAAGAAGAATTTCGCTGGGGTTGGGATCCATCTTGGAACTTTCTTGTCACAAGTGAACCTTTGAGGAACTTCCTGTACCATTCAGCTGATAGTTTTGGGGTCCTCTTCTGTGTCTTGAAGTCGACATGGTAGAGCCCAAACCTTGCCGTATATCCAGACGTCCACTCGAAGTTGTCAAGAAGAGACCACATAAAGTAACCACGTACATCAACTCCTTTCCTTCAATTTTTTTTGACAAGAGACACGGGCTAGTATTCAGAGAGTGAAGTAAAAGTAGCCATAATAACAATTTGGTAgcactcccataacaacagttataACATGAGAGAACGGAGCATCAGCAAGGTCAATCAATCATCTGGTAGGGACAACCCTGCATTGTATTGAAATCTTTTTCGCATTCTCAAGCAATGTCAAGCGATACATTGCAATGAAATGTTAGCGCGGAATATTCCAGGAACCCATCTAATATTCCAATGCATAGGTGGAAGCCAAATCTATGCATGGGGTGTCCAGAGTTGCCTACATTACCTTATCGCCGAGGCTAAAAATTTGAGGTAGCCACTTATAAAATCAATTCTTCCTTTGTCACTGGTAAAATCATTAGCACTCATGCCGATATCGCTTGCTTGAGGGTAACCTGAAAATATGAGTTAGCTTGCACATATGTCACACATATTATTGATCTGTAAGACTGTAACATTACAATAATAAGAAAGCTTCCATTAAAATTGGTTCTGACAGCATTGGAAGCAATTCTGGAAGGAAATAAGACAAATTATTTGCTTCCAAATAGAGACAATATGCTTTGATTATTTCTGAACTTGCGAAGCTTTGGCAAATAGGCAGTGTCTTACTCAAAATGAGAATACTGATTATTCAAACATCAAAAGATAATAAAGACGAAGAGAGACGCACCATTTTCTGTGATATATGTTGCTGTATTATTGTATCTTTGTTTGTAATACACGACCACATCTTCCATCCCATGTGGAACATCATAAATAAATGGCACTCCTGTCTGCATGAATGAGACTGCAATCACTATTTATTGTTCTTCTACTAACAATGTTTTATAATCTGACTTAAACACGACTTAGTATTTAGCAATCTTATGGTTACCTCTTTACCGATAAGCACCCCATCTCTTTCTGCTAAACTAACCACTCGCGCATCCCCATCTACAGGATCCAGTTCACACGGTGAAAAGATGCAGTCTTTCACATACCATGTTGAATAATGATTTAGTCCGATGAAATCCAATTTCGTAACACGCAGTTTCTTCCTCTGCTTTAATGTGAACTGAGGTAGGTTTGAACCCAATATCCTGCGCATTTCGGGAGGATAGTCACCAAGAATTATAGGGTCCAAAAACCTGTAAAAAGAATAAGGCAtgtaaagtaaaaaaaaaagcaGTGGTACCTGAAGAATTATATTTATTTCATTCCAAATAAATAATGGAGAATAAGCAAGTCCAGTTACAGAAAAGAGAGTCCAAGTTTTCTCTCCATCCCCGTAGTGAAATAAAAATCACGATATTTCTAGATTATTTTCAGCCTGTTGACCTGTTTCTTGTATTAGACAGATTTATAATCTTTTTAAGAGCACAAATGTTCTGAATTTATGAGAAAACGAAATATCAATTATCTGTATCCACAGTTACATCCTAAAGGATAGTTATAGTACCATGGAACATTGAAGGATATAGCCCGTTCAACTGCTAGTAGGTCGATTGTGCTGTTTCGCAATGGTTCATACCATCTTGTGTAGACAGAAATTCCAATATATCCACCTTGCTTCTCCTGTGAAGTGGCATCGATATCAAGACACAATCAAAAATCTTCACTTGATGGCGTTATGTTGACAACATTATATCGAAAAGACACATGGTAATCTTGTCTTTTTATTATCCAACAAGAGTCTAATTTCTACCTGGTAGTTCtttctgtaaatgctcacagcgtTTGCATGTGAAAGTATCATGTTGTGACCTGCTATGTATGGCTCTATTGAGGAATTTCCAAAGGCACATTTCCCAAATGGCTTGGAACAACGACCAGGAGGGTACCGTCCatccataaaagaaaattttgccAATAAGTTAGGCTCATTCATTGTAACCCAGAATTTTACTCGGTCGCCAAACATTTTGAAGCATACTTCTGCAAAGTAACCAAAGTCCTTCCTGAGAAGCACACAGAAGGAATATAAGTTGGTTTTTTTCCCTTTGGAGAAGGAAAGTAAATTAAGATGCACAGACGAATACATACTTTATTTCGGGACTCAACCATCCACCATATCGCTCTTCAAGTTCATGCGGAGTGTCGTAATGAAATATTGTAACAAATGGTTGTATTCCTGGTTATGCATGTTGTTACCAACTAGTATGCATCAAGGCCTCAAAATTTAGCTCCTGTTGCATGTATTTTGTGTTTAATACCTTTTTGTACAAGAGCATCAATAATGGCATTATAAAATGCTACACCATCTGGATTAACATCACCAAATCGGCCTCCTGCAGCAAGGAGAGATTTTGGAGATGATCTTTATTTGACTCAAATAGTATAATCCCTTAAGAAGCAATTGTCCATGGAAGATAAACCCACTTGGCAGAATTCTTGTCCATGCTATGGAGAATCGGTATGAGTTGACACCCAAGGAATGCATCAATTCAATGTCTTCCTGGAGTAGAAGATAGCTACagtttatttattttatatagTATAGCTTACCTTCCATCATCAGGTTTTCTGTGCATTTTGCGGAAAACATACCATGTAACGATGGTAGTGGTCAGCAGCAATATCGCCGTTGCTTCCATCTTGAATTGTGCCTGAAAAAGGAGCACATAAGAAGAAACAAAGTTATAACAAGGTTAAAAGAAATATGTCCAGATTGAAACCACGCAGATATATGAGTTGTCATGCTTCACCTTGCTTATGAGTGAAGACATCCCAATTGCTTAGGCCTTTCTTGCCCTCCAAATATGCGCCTTCAATCTGAAGAATATACTATCAGCAACCTATAGGGTGGTTCGACAATAATAAGGCCGCGGCTTCAGCAAATGCTGTCCCTCCTCCATGGCGCCTAGCTATCTCGGCGGTAGGACAAGCACCTCTCCAGCTCTCTGCCGTGATCCGCGGTGGTGTTCAGCCACCCCCGTTGCCCAGGTGGGAGCAGAGCAGCCAACCCCGAAGCATGTACAAGTGGACCACATAGGGCTGGGTTGGAAACTCCAATCTAAACGAGACGGGTAGCTCAACAAGGTTTGGACAGTTGGATGCCCAGAGTCCAGACCCAGCCCGTTAAATTTGGATCTCGGGTGAGGCAACTGGTTGAGCTGGGAGGGCCATTCTTGTCCATATCGATGTGCAGCCACTAAGAAAATGCTAACTATAACAATCTAGATTTCTTCAGAAATGCAGTTGTTGTGCTGTTGAACAGTTAGGCAAGATCTCATGTAGTATCTGTTCTCCTCGCTGCCCTGATCGGATCGCCCAGATCGGCGGCATGCGCCCAGCTGAAGTGGTGCGTTTGGTGGTAACGCGAGCAACATCTGTCCGATTCCGGGCCAGATGTGCAGAAACGATTGTAATTTGCTGCTACTGCTACTAAATTGTCTGGAAAATAAGAGAAAGTCGGCCGGGGTACCTGGTAAGCAGAAGTGGAGGTCCCGAAGAGGAACTCCGAAGGAGGAGGGAACTGGCTGCGATCGATCGCCGACGCGCACGAGAAGAGCATGAGAAGCCACAGTAGTGACGCCGCCTTGGGCGCCATCCGTCTCCAGTTCTCCAGTTCTCTCTCTGAACTATACGAGAGAGTCCCCGGCTTCCCGCTGCTGTCTCCAGCTATCTCTCCGAATTCTGAACTACCACAGTATTCTCCAATTCTGTTGGGGAATAAATGACGCGATTATAATGCTCCCTTGGATTCGTCTCTATCTAGTAGCAGCAGTGTCGGGGTGATAGAGTTGGACGCGTGATAGAGCAGTGTCGGGGTGATAGTGTCTGTTGGGTCATGGTCAAGGTCATGCCAGCTGATCGCGTCTCCCGGCCGGAACTACCGCTGCGACGGGTGGACGGGAGAAGCCATTACATCCGTACGGTTTGTAGAAAGCACTGGCGGGGTTAGGTGTGATGAGATTTGAGCGTATGTTTGTACTCTCGACGGGGTAGGTAGACAACTTTTCTTTTCTGGAGGAAAACATCATATCTGTCGCTCTATTTctcttccttcttcttttaaAAATACAAACCCAATTGCTAAGACCACCCAATTTTGTTTCTGCATGCACATGCTTTACATTTTTTTATGGCGAACTAGCAAAAGACAGGCAGACCAAACGTCCAAATAAGAATCCCCTTTTTACCTAATAACGCTGAAATCTTTTGTACTGCAGTCGTATATGGGCATGTTTCAAAGAATAGTTTTAGAAAGCAACTTCTATTATGAAAAGTGCTTTTTCGTGACACGATGTTGCAGGCCCGATTTCTAATCCAACATCCAAATCATTATCCGATTGCACCACTGTGTATGTCACACCAGATCTTTAAAGTAGATCTCATGTTGAAATGTTCGGTGAAAAGAGCAACATTATGTCACCCAAAATTAAGCTCCATACATGCTTTTCCAGCAAAAGCTTCTTATATATGTTGTTTTTATTGGGATTCGCCCACGGATCGATCACATCAAACTAGACGAACACACGCAATAAAATCTTATTGCCAAGGGCACGTGTCGTGCCCGTTCTTTTTAACTTTATTTCTGTCAAAACTTCTGGTTACAAAGATCACACAGCGCCGCGTAtatatatgatacgtctccgacgtatcgataatttcttatgttccatgccacattattgatgttatctacatgttttatgcacactttatgtcatattcgtgcattttctggaactaacctattaacaagatgccgaagtgccgattcttgtttctgttgtttttggtttcagaaatcctagtaaggaaatattctcggaattggacgaaatcaaagcccaggggcctattttctcacgaagcttccagaagtccgaaggagagacgaagaggggccacggaggggccacactatagggcggcgcggcccccccttggccgcgccggcctgtagtgtggggcccccgtgccgcctcttgacctgcccttccgcctataaaaagtctccgtgacgaaacccccagtaccgagaaccacgatacggaaaaccttccagagatgccgccgccgccgatcccatctcgggggatccaggagatcgcctccggcaccctgccggagaggggaatcatctcccggaggactctacgccgccatggtcgcctccggtgtgatgtgtgagtagtctacccctggactatgggtccatagcagtagctagatggttgtcttctccccattgtgctatcattgtcggatcttgtgagctgcctaacatgatcaagatcatctatctgtaattctatatgttgcgtttgttgggatccgatgaatagagaatacttgttatgttgattatcaaagttatgcttatgtgttgtttatgatcttgcatgctct
This region of Lolium perenne isolate Kyuss_39 chromosome 2, Kyuss_2.0, whole genome shotgun sequence genomic DNA includes:
- the LOC127335580 gene encoding probable inactive beta-glucosidase 14 isoform X1; translated protein: MAPKAASLLWLLMLFSCASAIDRSQFPPPSEFLFGTSTSAYQIEGAYLEGKKGLSNWDVFTHKQGTIQDGSNGDIAADHYHRYMEDIELMHSLGVNSYRFSIAWTRILPRGRFGDVNPDGVAFYNAIIDALVQKGIQPFVTIFHYDTPHELEERYGGWLSPEIKKDFGYFAEVCFKMFGDRVKFWVTMNEPNLLAKFSFMDGRYPPGRCSKPFGKCAFGNSSIEPYIAGHNMILSHANAVSIYRKNYQEKQGGYIGISVYTRWYEPLRNSTIDLLAVERAISFNVPWFLDPIILGDYPPEMRRILGSNLPQFTLKQRKKLRVTKLDFIGLNHYSTWYVKDCIFSPCELDPVDGDARVVSLAERDGVLIGKETGVPFIYDVPHGMEDVVVYYKQRYNNTATYITENGYPQASDIGMSANDFTSDKGRIDFISGYLKFLASAIRKGVDVRGYFMWSLLDNFEWTSGYTARFGLYHVDFKTQKRTPKLSAEWYRKFLKGSLVTRKFQDGSQPQRNSS
- the LOC127335580 gene encoding probable inactive beta-glucosidase 14 isoform X2 yields the protein MAPKAASLLWLLMLFSCASAIDRSQFPPPSEFLFGTSTSAYQIEGAYLEGKKGLSNWDVFTHKQGTIQDGSNGDIAADHYHRYMEDIELMHSLGVNSYRFSIAWTRILPRGRFGDVNPDGVAFYNAIIDALVQKGIQPFVTIFHYDTPHELEERYGGWLSPEIKKDFGYFAEVCFKMFGDRVKFWVTMNEPNLLAKFSFMDGRYPPGRCSKPFGKCAFGNSSIEPYIAGHNMILSHANAVSIYRKNYQEKQGGYIGISVYTRWYEPLRNSTIDLLAVERAISFNVPWFLDPIILGDYPPEMRRILGSNLPQFTLKQRKKLRVTKLDFIGLNHYSTWYVKDCIFSPCELDPVDGDARVVSLAERDGVLIGKESHSCRQECHLFMMFHMGWKMWSCITNKDTIIQQHISQKMVTLKQAISA